Proteins from a single region of Leuconostoc gasicomitatum LMG 18811:
- a CDS encoding MFS transporter: MTKIQQRALILLVGSQLLIMLGIGLIIPVEPYIKADMSLTATDMGIMAALFAAVQFIASPIIGRFSDKFARVPLIAAGLLLFAVSEGLFAFGIGHSLLQLNIARALGGLAAALSMPAITALASNMTTSANRARVIGWLSASFSGGIILGPGIGGVLANIDHTLPFFGSAILGLVAFFIFIFLMPDEKKIRIAQSSTQHNNIKLTGQFWSVALIMLLIMILVSSFGLSAFENMFSLYFHDVRGFNLTEIAWFLVVNGFLSLIIQVVFFEKMVRYIGELMVIRVSFISGFLAIIWILFSQSKWEVFVATLIAFVGFDILRPAITTLLSHVNEEQQGLINGLNMSLTSVGNIIGPVLGGVLLDIGSNLPYTFVAVILATASVLTFTIRFKR, from the coding sequence ATGACAAAAATTCAACAGCGTGCCTTAATATTATTGGTCGGCTCACAACTCTTAATTATGCTTGGTATTGGTTTGATTATTCCAGTTGAACCTTATATTAAAGCAGATATGTCACTCACAGCAACTGATATGGGCATCATGGCCGCCTTATTTGCTGCTGTCCAATTTATTGCCTCACCCATCATCGGTCGTTTTTCAGACAAATTCGCGCGTGTACCGCTAATTGCTGCTGGTTTACTCCTTTTTGCCGTTTCAGAAGGTCTGTTTGCATTCGGTATTGGTCATTCACTCTTGCAGCTAAACATCGCACGTGCCTTAGGGGGATTAGCTGCAGCATTGTCAATGCCAGCGATTACTGCACTGGCGTCAAACATGACAACGAGTGCCAATCGTGCGCGGGTTATTGGTTGGCTATCAGCTTCATTTAGTGGTGGTATTATTTTGGGTCCAGGTATCGGTGGTGTGTTAGCGAATATCGATCACACCTTGCCTTTCTTTGGTTCTGCGATTTTGGGTCTGGTTGCTTTTTTCATCTTTATTTTTTTAATGCCTGACGAAAAAAAAATTCGTATAGCACAAAGTTCAACGCAACATAATAACATCAAATTAACCGGTCAATTTTGGTCTGTCGCGCTAATCATGTTGCTCATTATGATTCTCGTGTCTTCATTCGGATTGTCAGCATTTGAAAACATGTTTAGCCTCTATTTCCATGATGTTCGCGGTTTTAATTTAACTGAAATCGCCTGGTTTTTAGTCGTCAACGGCTTCTTATCATTAATCATACAGGTTGTCTTTTTTGAAAAAATGGTACGTTATATCGGTGAGTTAATGGTTATTCGTGTCAGTTTTATATCAGGATTTCTAGCCATTATATGGATCTTATTTTCACAAAGTAAATGGGAAGTTTTTGTTGCCACACTCATCGCCTTCGTTGGATTTGACATCTTACGTCCGGCAATCACAACCTTATTGTCCCATGTTAACGAAGAACAGCAAGGACTAATCAATGGTTTGAATATGTCTCTCACCAGTGTCGGTAATATCATTGGCCCAGTGTTAGGTGGTGTCCTCTTGGATATCGGTAGTAACCTACCTTACACATTTGTGGCGGTTATTTTAGCAACTGCTAGTGTACTAACATTTACAATTCGTTTTAAGCGATAA
- a CDS encoding APC family permease has protein sequence MATNQNLNRTMTLIPAISTVVGTVIGAGVFYKASSVADATGSTSMSLFVWLVGGLISLAAGLTGAELAAALPQTGGMLVYIERAYGKLASYVLGWAQIIIYFPASLAAKGIIFGTQVANLFHWGYVAIIPSGIAALVSVAAINMLGSKIAGQFQSITLFFKLIPLALIIIFGLLQPGGVDVSIFPVTPGHAVGGWASAMGAGLLATMYAYDGWIHVGNIAGEMKNPTRDLPRAIAGGLLGIMVIYLLVNYAFLHALPFSAIQGNANTAMDAAQQIFGSFGGKLITIGILISIYGTLNGYTMTGMRLPYAMALEKGLPFSAQLVKLNRFQIPYVAGIFQLVLAIGLMFVGGFDMLTDMLVFVIWLFYTLVFVAVIKLRHTEPDLKRPYRVPLYPIVPIIAILGGLFIIVMTLMTEWQLALIGVAATLAGLPLYFIMQKRQK, from the coding sequence ATGGCGACAAATCAAAATCTTAATCGCACTATGACGCTAATTCCGGCAATTTCAACTGTCGTGGGAACAGTCATTGGTGCTGGTGTGTTCTATAAGGCTTCAAGTGTCGCTGATGCGACAGGCTCAACGAGCATGTCATTGTTTGTATGGTTAGTTGGTGGCTTGATTAGCTTAGCTGCAGGTTTGACAGGGGCTGAATTAGCCGCTGCATTGCCACAAACAGGTGGTATGTTGGTTTATATTGAACGCGCTTACGGTAAATTAGCCAGTTACGTACTAGGTTGGGCACAAATTATTATTTATTTTCCAGCTAGTTTGGCAGCTAAAGGCATTATTTTTGGGACGCAGGTAGCCAATCTCTTTCACTGGGGATATGTGGCTATTATTCCTTCCGGCATTGCCGCACTGGTGTCAGTTGCAGCTATTAATATGTTGGGCTCAAAAATTGCTGGTCAATTCCAATCAATTACTTTATTTTTCAAGCTAATTCCATTGGCCCTAATTATTATTTTTGGGTTATTACAGCCAGGTGGTGTTGATGTTAGTATTTTCCCAGTAACGCCAGGTCATGCGGTTGGTGGTTGGGCTTCTGCTATGGGAGCTGGATTATTAGCAACGATGTATGCTTATGATGGTTGGATTCATGTCGGTAATATTGCTGGTGAAATGAAAAATCCAACGCGTGACTTGCCGCGCGCTATTGCTGGCGGATTACTTGGTATCATGGTAATTTATTTGCTTGTGAATTATGCTTTCTTGCATGCCTTACCATTTAGTGCGATTCAAGGAAATGCTAACACTGCGATGGATGCTGCGCAACAAATTTTTGGTAGTTTCGGTGGTAAGTTGATTACAATTGGTATCTTAATTTCTATTTATGGGACGTTGAATGGCTATACAATGACCGGTATGCGCTTGCCATATGCTATGGCTTTGGAGAAAGGCTTACCTTTCTCGGCTCAGTTAGTGAAGTTAAATCGATTTCAAATACCTTATGTTGCCGGTATCTTTCAACTTGTCTTAGCGATTGGGTTAATGTTTGTTGGTGGCTTTGATATGCTAACAGATATGCTAGTTTTCGTTATTTGGTTGTTTTACACCTTGGTCTTTGTTGCAGTCATTAAGCTGCGTCATACAGAGCCTGATCTAAAGCGTCCGTATCGTGTACCATTATATCCAATTGTGCCAATTATTGCTATTTTAGGTGGTCTATTCATTATTGTGATGACACTTATGACAGAGTGGCAGTTAGCACTGATTGGTGTTGCTGCGACACTTGCAGGATTACCATTGTACTTCATCATGCAAAAGCGTCAAAAATAA
- a CDS encoding DUF2130 domain-containing protein, whose amino-acid sequence MSKIKFHIASQTELVLDQAAQLGDVVDLTDEQNIDTSVINGKIAEILEERLAQAKEDWEFQQDKQTKAELANQLQQQKQQLQENINDKATRIVELETQLKSIAKQNEVELKSQLVQKGLDLQETITKKESEIVALEAQITSIKQQSQSDLETQLLKKDAATQSELAQRKQELSELTSQLQLKDQEKQLQLANIQSQYEAQLKTANEQVEFYKDFKARQSTKEIGESLEQYAMTEFNKIRPYAFPNAYFEKDNTLSETNSKGDFIFRDYQDETEFVSIMFDMKNEGDTTASKHKNADFFKELDKDRREKETEYAVLVSMLEADSDLYNTGIVQVNDYEKMYVIRPQFFIQFIGVLRNAALNTVAYKQELEQVREQNIDITHFESDLTNFKSAFGKNYQSASKNFKNAIDEIDKSIARMEAVKRSLTTSENQLRLANNKLDDVSVKKLTRGNPTMKAKFEVEK is encoded by the coding sequence ATGTCAAAAATTAAATTTCATATTGCGTCACAGACAGAGCTTGTCTTGGATCAAGCAGCTCAATTAGGGGATGTTGTTGATCTAACTGATGAGCAGAATATTGATACCAGTGTGATTAATGGCAAAATAGCGGAAATTCTTGAAGAGAGGTTAGCGCAGGCTAAGGAAGACTGGGAATTTCAGCAAGACAAACAAACTAAGGCCGAGTTAGCAAACCAATTACAGCAACAAAAGCAGCAGTTACAAGAAAATATTAATGATAAGGCAACACGAATCGTTGAATTAGAAACACAGCTTAAAAGTATTGCCAAACAAAATGAAGTTGAACTTAAATCACAATTAGTGCAAAAAGGCTTAGATTTACAAGAAACCATTACTAAAAAAGAATCAGAAATTGTTGCACTTGAAGCCCAGATTACTTCAATTAAGCAACAAAGCCAATCTGACTTAGAAACGCAGTTATTGAAAAAAGATGCGGCAACACAAAGTGAATTAGCGCAACGGAAACAGGAATTGTCAGAGTTAACGTCGCAATTGCAATTAAAAGACCAAGAAAAGCAGTTACAGCTCGCTAATATTCAAAGCCAGTATGAAGCCCAATTAAAGACGGCAAACGAACAGGTAGAATTCTATAAGGATTTCAAGGCACGCCAATCAACCAAAGAAATTGGTGAAAGTTTGGAACAGTATGCGATGACTGAATTCAATAAAATTCGCCCATATGCCTTTCCTAATGCTTATTTTGAAAAAGACAATACCCTATCTGAAACGAATTCAAAAGGTGACTTTATCTTCCGTGATTATCAAGATGAGACTGAATTTGTTAGTATTATGTTTGATATGAAGAACGAAGGTGACACAACAGCCTCTAAGCATAAAAATGCCGATTTCTTTAAAGAATTAGACAAGGATCGCCGTGAAAAAGAGACTGAGTACGCTGTCCTTGTCTCAATGCTTGAAGCTGATAGCGACTTATATAATACAGGGATTGTGCAAGTTAATGACTATGAAAAAATGTATGTTATTCGCCCGCAATTCTTCATTCAATTTATCGGTGTGTTGCGTAACGCTGCACTGAATACTGTTGCATATAAGCAGGAATTAGAACAAGTGCGTGAACAAAATATTGATATTACGCATTTTGAAAGTGATCTGACCAACTTTAAAAGTGCCTTTGGTAAAAACTATCAGAGTGCTTCAAAGAATTTCAAAAATGCTATTGACGAGATTGATAAATCGATTGCACGCATGGAAGCCGTTAAACGGTCATTGACGACATCTGAGAATCAATTGCGTTTAGCTAATAATAAGTTGGATGATGTGAGTGTGAAGAAGCTAACGCGTGGCAATCCGACGATGAAGGCGAAGTTTGAAGTAGAAAAATGA
- a CDS encoding winged helix-turn-helix transcriptional regulator, with protein sequence MSTTCPVQDTIAVVKGKFTVEILEAIHNGYNHYGTMKNQIPTINPRILATRIKDLEANGIITREHLPTIPPQIAYHFTDKGLKLLQLVPEIKAWYGDYHE encoded by the coding sequence ATGTCAACTACCTGTCCAGTTCAAGACACAATTGCTGTCGTTAAAGGAAAATTTACCGTTGAAATTCTAGAAGCAATTCATAATGGTTATAATCATTACGGCACGATGAAAAACCAGATCCCCACTATTAATCCTAGAATACTTGCGACAAGGATAAAGGACCTTGAAGCCAATGGCATCATTACACGGGAACATTTGCCTACTATTCCACCACAAATTGCCTATCATTTTACAGATAAAGGATTAAAGCTATTGCAACTCGTGCCTGAAATTAAGGCTTGGTATGGTGATTATCATGAATGA
- a CDS encoding ABC transporter ATP-binding protein codes for MIEKSIIQVKNLSKRYDDNNQILEGIDLDIFESAFTVIMGPSGAGKSTLLQNISTMDQPTSGQVIFEDQDLTKLSDKSLSRFRRKEIGFIFQSFNLIEHLSVLENVCLPGFLLKSKTKKQVIQRAKDLLTGLGLGDHVNQAINHLSGGQKQRVAIARSLINQPKILFADEPTGALDSTSGIEVLDNLTLNNQNGQTIVMVTHDLKAALRADRILFIKDGQIYGDRRFTPYDASQLKARRAEVEAWLLEMGW; via the coding sequence ATGATAGAGAAAAGTATTATCCAAGTTAAAAACTTATCTAAGCGATATGACGACAATAACCAAATTTTAGAGGGCATTGATTTAGACATTTTTGAATCGGCATTTACCGTGATTATGGGACCTTCAGGTGCAGGGAAATCAACACTACTACAAAACATATCAACCATGGATCAGCCGACAAGCGGACAAGTAATTTTTGAAGATCAGGACTTAACCAAACTCTCTGATAAATCATTATCAAGATTTAGACGCAAAGAAATTGGTTTTATTTTTCAATCATTTAACTTGATTGAACATTTGAGTGTGTTAGAAAATGTGTGTTTGCCAGGATTTCTACTGAAATCAAAGACTAAAAAGCAAGTGATACAACGTGCCAAAGATTTACTTACTGGATTGGGATTAGGAGACCATGTTAATCAAGCAATTAATCATTTATCAGGTGGCCAAAAGCAACGTGTGGCGATTGCTAGAAGTTTGATTAATCAACCGAAAATCCTCTTTGCAGATGAACCAACAGGTGCGTTGGACTCAACTTCTGGTATAGAAGTACTAGATAATCTCACTTTAAATAATCAAAACGGACAAACAATTGTCATGGTCACGCATGATCTAAAGGCAGCACTTCGTGCTGATAGAATTTTGTTCATCAAAGATGGGCAAATTTATGGTGACCGTCGTTTTACACCTTATGACGCTAGTCAACTCAAAGCTAGGCGAGCAGAAGTTGAAGCTTGGCTACTAGAGATGGGGTGGTAA
- a CDS encoding ABC transporter permease yields MQKIIKSLILGQKAFMVTIAILTFLSSLTMITVLTAYQANVSHYQTAYRTHKLPDILVKQDTQQDVAADLKGLKNVKSVSSAPSLMTQVEGKDKQNITLLLSDDTSHFNVQAPSNHEIVLASYLESTGNFKRGDAIQIGNKSLTVKGFYEDQLLGSPLFKYKQGIVSQTTFNTLVAQKSSQMTQMAFVNLVKAPKNSEKLLSDYHDRLKADLIYDKGYIQKAYTMLPTIVALVIILAAIFLFGICQFVIRFALVSGIAKDRKKIATFKTLGMSGRQVKLAYVSAFLLSNIAGLVVAILASFVTSNLAFKFFWHLNGFTSVKHISLNIVVVLAITLLMLGLSMIIILFSLKETSSISPASAFQDGQSKSNQGKFNFDLTKNSLPLQIGIAFKDYVQKIGHYMTFTLVIGLFLFLSLMIANLNQGFKGHVDSLFGLPKVDVVMRTPDHTTRGEALQQINALTPIKSSGYIQETKILLKKEVIPLHRYSKMPSEMKVLSGHTPKNQHELLLSSNLIKTLKLKVGQKVHVKTQLSNNTEMTIVGTYQTINNLGKEAYSLVDIDLPMNSTYVNLKSTSQKDKLLAGFHRDNVQLTDTSASSKSLITTIQTAVKLLANMILILTLVISGLFVYLVSYLTIETEKRQLALKKMLGFTNVQLKVQYLFRAGFALALGIGLSLILDKFIGSFLLNGLVNLGGLTQFSVQLPLSYEIAIILLLVFESSLIVVSASRRITKIKIGDFL; encoded by the coding sequence ATGCAAAAGATTATCAAGTCATTGATTTTAGGACAAAAAGCCTTTATGGTGACAATTGCTATTCTAACTTTTTTATCAAGCTTAACGATGATTACGGTTTTAACTGCTTATCAAGCAAATGTCTCGCACTATCAAACAGCATACCGCACTCATAAGTTACCTGATATCCTTGTCAAACAAGATACCCAACAAGATGTGGCGGCTGATTTAAAAGGTCTTAAAAATGTAAAAAGCGTGTCATCTGCGCCTAGTCTTATGACGCAAGTTGAAGGCAAAGATAAGCAAAATATTACTTTGCTGCTCTCTGATGATACCTCACATTTCAATGTACAAGCACCGTCAAACCATGAGATTGTACTTGCGTCATACCTAGAATCAACTGGTAATTTTAAGCGTGGTGATGCGATTCAAATTGGTAATAAAAGTCTGACTGTGAAGGGATTTTACGAGGATCAACTCCTTGGTAGCCCACTGTTCAAGTATAAGCAGGGCATTGTGTCACAAACGACTTTCAATACTTTGGTAGCTCAAAAAAGTAGCCAAATGACTCAGATGGCCTTTGTTAACTTAGTGAAAGCACCTAAAAATTCAGAGAAGCTGCTATCAGATTATCACGATCGACTAAAAGCAGATTTGATTTATGATAAAGGTTACATTCAGAAAGCCTACACGATGTTGCCTACTATTGTGGCTTTGGTTATTATTTTAGCTGCTATTTTCTTGTTTGGAATTTGTCAGTTTGTGATACGCTTTGCACTTGTGTCGGGCATAGCCAAGGATCGTAAAAAAATTGCGACATTCAAAACGTTAGGCATGAGTGGTCGTCAAGTTAAGTTGGCTTATGTGTCTGCTTTTTTATTGAGTAACATAGCTGGATTAGTTGTTGCTATATTGGCGAGTTTTGTGACAAGTAATTTAGCATTTAAATTTTTCTGGCACTTAAATGGCTTTACAAGTGTGAAACATATATCACTTAATATTGTTGTTGTACTTGCTATCACTTTGCTGATGTTAGGTCTCTCCATGATAATTATCCTATTCTCACTTAAAGAGACTAGTAGTATTTCGCCAGCATCAGCTTTTCAAGATGGGCAAAGTAAATCTAATCAAGGTAAATTTAATTTTGATTTGACTAAAAATTCGCTACCTCTTCAAATAGGGATTGCATTTAAAGATTATGTTCAAAAAATTGGACATTATATGACTTTTACGCTTGTGATAGGACTTTTTTTATTTTTGAGTTTGATGATTGCCAATCTCAATCAAGGCTTTAAAGGGCATGTTGACAGCCTGTTTGGATTACCAAAGGTTGATGTTGTCATGCGCACGCCAGATCACACAACACGAGGGGAAGCGTTGCAACAAATCAATGCTCTGACACCAATTAAATCAAGTGGCTATATCCAAGAGACTAAGATTCTCTTAAAAAAGGAAGTGATTCCTTTACACCGTTATAGTAAAATGCCGTCTGAAATGAAAGTATTATCAGGGCATACACCCAAAAACCAGCATGAATTATTGCTATCAAGTAATCTCATAAAAACATTAAAACTTAAAGTTGGACAAAAAGTTCATGTCAAAACGCAGCTATCTAATAACACAGAGATGACTATTGTGGGGACATATCAAACCATTAATAACCTGGGAAAAGAAGCGTACAGTTTAGTTGATATAGATTTACCAATGAACAGTACTTATGTTAACCTGAAAAGTACAAGTCAGAAAGATAAGTTATTGGCTGGGTTTCACCGAGATAATGTCCAACTGACAGATACAAGCGCAAGTTCAAAAAGTTTAATCACAACAATCCAAACGGCCGTTAAATTATTAGCCAATATGATCTTAATTTTGACACTTGTTATTTCCGGATTGTTTGTTTATCTCGTGAGTTACTTGACGATTGAAACAGAAAAACGACAGTTAGCCTTGAAAAAAATGTTAGGATTCACCAACGTCCAGTTGAAAGTGCAATATTTATTCAGAGCGGGATTTGCACTTGCTCTGGGTATTGGATTGAGCTTGATTCTTGATAAATTTATTGGATCATTTTTATTAAATGGTCTTGTTAATTTAGGTGGATTAACACAATTTTCTGTTCAGTTGCCGTTATCATATGAGATTGCCATTATTTTACTACTCGTTTTTGAAAGTAGCTTAATTGTTGTATCTGCCAGTCGCCGTATCACAAAAATTAAAATTGGAGACTTTTTATGA
- a CDS encoding substrate-binding protein has translation MKIVHSIFLKIALSMGLIMYFAYAVPTGKYANLYLIGVSVFTALFLPIFTLISTYLEQKGFRLTGSMFLSKLAKLVWQSFYNFLALGLLVKGNIIDPNNLKMVGGLIGAVCLTSLASQGLQYLAITLSNHDKGNRFANIFFALSLNVIISALAALGYKNVQVFFVIMGLMLGVIGVLISLITDIWGLLPSKGGIGLFLGTFNPVHKSHVAILKDFIDKRQLDKVYIHPTVIPKIHQYLLDKKMIKIVDQRAGKRYYEKSAIADPLVNFFPTGQVFYEAENRLFMLKVAIKEAGLENKVEILFEPNLYQKDGFYAIIKAIKKRHPHTKLHGLLGTDEGGMLLHDIYDETWIKPFVKLRRDNISGTAIRKGEKGMTTPKITAALDLFSNLKEGQSDQLFGQTVQLVNNRLEVADDKICL, from the coding sequence ATGAAAATAGTTCATAGCATTTTTTTGAAAATTGCACTGAGTATGGGATTGATCATGTACTTTGCTTATGCTGTCCCAACTGGAAAATATGCGAATCTTTATTTGATTGGCGTTAGCGTCTTTACAGCACTATTTCTACCTATTTTCACACTTATAAGTACTTATTTAGAACAAAAAGGTTTTAGGTTAACTGGTTCGATGTTCCTCAGTAAGTTAGCAAAGCTGGTATGGCAGAGTTTTTACAATTTTCTAGCTTTAGGTCTGCTCGTTAAAGGAAATATTATCGACCCTAATAATCTCAAAATGGTTGGTGGTTTAATTGGGGCTGTTTGTTTAACTTCTTTGGCATCACAAGGTTTACAATATCTGGCAATTACACTCAGTAATCATGATAAAGGCAATCGATTTGCTAATATCTTTTTTGCTTTAAGCTTGAATGTGATTATCAGCGCATTGGCAGCATTAGGATACAAGAATGTGCAAGTATTTTTCGTTATTATGGGGCTAATGCTAGGTGTCATTGGCGTACTCATCAGTTTGATAACAGATATTTGGGGGTTACTACCATCTAAAGGTGGGATTGGCTTATTTCTAGGGACGTTTAACCCCGTACACAAGTCACATGTTGCAATTTTAAAGGATTTCATTGATAAACGACAGTTAGATAAAGTTTACATTCATCCAACAGTTATTCCTAAGATTCATCAGTATCTTTTAGATAAGAAAATGATTAAGATTGTTGATCAGCGTGCTGGCAAACGTTACTATGAAAAATCAGCGATTGCTGACCCACTTGTCAATTTTTTTCCAACCGGTCAAGTTTTTTACGAGGCAGAAAATCGCTTATTCATGTTAAAAGTTGCAATCAAAGAAGCTGGGTTAGAGAATAAAGTAGAGATATTATTTGAACCTAACCTTTATCAAAAAGATGGATTTTATGCCATTATTAAAGCTATCAAAAAACGCCATCCCCATACGAAATTGCATGGCTTATTGGGAACGGATGAAGGTGGTATGTTATTACATGATATTTATGACGAAACTTGGATTAAGCCATTTGTGAAATTACGGCGAGATAATATATCTGGCACTGCCATACGCAAAGGGGAGAAAGGCATGACAACACCGAAAATAACAGCAGCATTAGATTTGTTTTCTAATTTGAAAGAAGGCCAAAGCGATCAACTATTTGGACAAACAGTGCAGTTAGTTAACAATCGTTTGGAGGTAGCCGATGATAAAATATGTTTGTAA
- a CDS encoding helix-turn-helix domain-containing protein yields the protein MLIGEKIKIIREDRKISQEQMAKSLNVSGQAVSNWERGKGHPDISNIIRLSEIYDISLDELIREDKNYKEVLLEKKIGKTVDNIFNVGLLLTTIIVLLYGYITHGFDSHQRFYIIFALVMIIHIGIYVYKQVFGKNIDTD from the coding sequence GTGCTTATTGGTGAAAAAATAAAAATCATACGTGAAGATAGAAAAATATCACAAGAGCAGATGGCTAAAAGTCTAAACGTATCAGGTCAAGCTGTTTCAAATTGGGAACGTGGAAAAGGTCATCCTGATATATCAAACATTATTCGTTTATCAGAAATATATGATATCTCACTCGATGAATTGATACGTGAAGATAAAAATTATAAGGAAGTGTTACTAGAAAAGAAAATCGGTAAAACAGTAGACAATATTTTCAATGTTGGTTTATTATTAACAACTATAATTGTTTTACTTTATGGATACATCACCCATGGATTCGATTCACATCAACGGTTTTATATTATTTTTGCTTTAGTGATGATTATTCATATTGGTATTTACGTATATAAACAGGTATTTGGTAAAAATATTGACACTGACTAA